From the genome of Candidatus Methylomirabilota bacterium:
TGGCGGGGGCGGGAGGGGAGAAGGAGAGGCTGGATCTGAGCCCGTTCGATGTGGGGGCAGACCAAGGTAGGCTGGGTCGTCCGCGGTCGGCTGGCCGACCTTCTGGCCAGGCCTTTCAGCTCGTCGCGGAGCAGGGTGAGGTCGCTGATCTGGCGGGAGAGGGTTTGCACCCGTTCGGTGAGAAGGGTGTGGACATGGGGGCAGGGCAGATCCCCCCGATGTCGAAGGGCGATGATTTCCCGAATCTCCGTCAAGGTGAAACCAAGTGTCTTTGCCTTCTTGATGAAATGGAGGAGTTCAACGGTCTGAGGCGTATAAACGCGGTATCGACTCTCACTACGCAGGGGAGGCGGGAGCAACCCGAGGTTCTCGTAGTAGCGGATCGTCCGCGGATTG
Proteins encoded in this window:
- a CDS encoding heavy metal-responsive transcriptional regulator yields the protein MSQSLFIGKVSKQVRLNPRTIRYYENLGLLPPPLRSESRYRVYTPQTVELLHFIKKAKTLGFTLTEIREIIALRHRGDLPCPHVHTLLTERVQTLSRQISDLTLLRDELKGLARRSASRPRTTQPTLVCPHIERAQIQPLLLPSRPRQKSS